One Vicia villosa cultivar HV-30 ecotype Madison, WI linkage group LG5, Vvil1.0, whole genome shotgun sequence genomic window, TAGCTGACAGTATATGCTATAACTACAAATCCTTTTTTACAATATCAAGAACAGAAAGCTTATCTTtataagagcatctccaatggtgcaacccatttttgggttctttatgggtcccactagccacatcatcttaaaataatttttataaattttattttaattgtataattctaaaaagttattattggacccacaactttaccttataaactaatttgattgggtaccacaattttttcatagttgcattgcaatgcaatggtactatgatgtggcatgtctaggtggagaacttattagaaggaactaccattggagatggtctaacCTTTTGAAGCATCCAAAGGATTCAAAAGCCTTGAATTCTTGATGGAAATTTTTGTCGGCTATATATGACAATGCATCTGGTAAAATACATCCCTGAAAAAAGTTTACTAAAGATGATTACCTCATAAAggagataattttttttatcaaattaacaGACTGTATGGAATTAATTAGCCTCATGTCACAAGACATGAATATTCTTGTTAACATGAAGCAAAACACAAACCTACATACCAAGTTACAAAAATATTCAAAGAGAGTTCATACTCTAAAGAATGAAAGTGACCTTATACTTTGCAACAGAATCAAAGTAAACCAAAACAGAAGGGAGAATAGTAAAAAATTGTAACAGCTTCCTTACCACATTTTTGCAAAATTTTCCATACAAATACTCCAATGATGACTCTATTCTAATCATCCCTCTCTAGCTTCATCCATTTCtagcatttttttttctttgtcatcatcCTCTTTCAATAGCCACCTTCATTTTCAGGTCTAACAAAATGGTCCATGCCTTGACCTGGTTTTGTCTCACGCTAATGATTCATAAGGGTGCGGCTTATGAGTTCATAGTTGGTGGCCAAAAGGGTTGGAGTGTTCCAAGTGATTCCAGTTACAATCCTTTCAATCAATGGGCTGAAAAGAGCCGTTTTCAATCAATGGGCTAAAGTAACTGTCAGTTTGAATGTATGGGGTGTTAACCATAGCATCACCGTAGTAGAGATCGCACTCACCGTTCAAAATCATCAATTTTCCAACTGCATCCATTCATGGTTCCGAAACGAGATAGGAACAAAACCGATTCGAAATGGGATTAGAATTGATTTATGGAAAAATAAactgattttgaaaaagaaatattatttgattttaaaaaccatATTTAAAACTTCTGTGCATCACATCACACAGCCTACTCTTTGACCAATGGATCGCAAATCAAATAGCAAGCCATTGACCATTACTTGTATAGAGGAGAGTGGTAAAGAATCCTATCTAGAATGCATAAATATCTATTTGGATACTTCAAGATAAATGCAGATAGTTCTCGGGAACATGTCCCCTTAGTAGTGGttatttgtattttcttttcacaaaaaaaaaaaatgctattggagGAGAAATAAGTACGAGGATTTGACaaatgcattcattcatgttaattaaaacaacaaaaaacctCATACAAGAGTCACATGAACAAGCCCATATCACTACTAACAAACAACAAAAACAGTATTATTTCTGGCTACTAGAACACTTAAAtactattaaattaaaattaagcgTCTGCAACTTCAGCATTATCAGCAGCAGCTAGGACAAGCTCAGGGTGGATTTTTCCTGCAGAATCCACAGCATTAGGAAGTCCAAGTGCTCTCAAAGCCAAATGAGCTGCTTTCTGTCCTGAAATCATCATTGCTCCAAATGTTGGACCCTGCATTTTCAATCAACAAACATGATTAATTTAGTACTAGTACTAATTAACTAGATGGATATTGATATGAAACCAAAAAAGTGAAAGTTTTTACCATTCTTGGAGCACCATCAATCTCAGCAACCTCCATTCCAGTAACAATCATACCAGGAACAACCTCTCTAGTATGCCTAACAATAGCATCCTCAGCTGTGTTCATGTCAAGAGCCTTCATTCCAGGAACAGTCTCAATCAAACCAATACTTTTAAGCCTCTTCACACCAGTGGCTCCAAAAGGACCATCATGTCCACAAGAACTCACAACAATTTTGGACTCCATAACATTAGGGTCCATGCAAGATTGAGAATCATGGTTCTGTGCAACCAAAGCCCAGTTAGTGACAACACCGCCGACTCTTCCGTTCTTCACAATCAAATCCTCAGCAGCAACAGCATTGAAAAGCTTCACGTTTGGCCTTGCTAGTAGCTTGCTCATGATGGTGGATGTGAAGAGAGCAGCGTGCTTGATCACAACATAGTCGTCTTGTTCATCATACTCAACTTCAAGCTCGTCCAAGAAATGATGCGCTGGTTTACGCACAACCTGCATCATACACATCAATATCAAAAACATTGTCGCCATAGATCTGATCTATTTGATCTATGATAAAAACATtacatattaatattatataaaaaatggaAGGAGTGAGAAGAGTTATACCATTGCTGAGAAGAGTTGGCCGCCGAGCCAAGCACCGCCACCAGGACTGACGGATTGTTCGATGATAGCGACCTTGACGTTAGGATTCTTGCTGAGTTCGTACGCACATGAAAGACCAGCGGAACCAGCGCCTACGATGACAACGTCGGTGTCGGCATGTGTGACCATGTCGGTCATGTACCTGCGAGTCATCTCGCGTGAAACAATGGACTCCTTGATAGGAGCGAATTTGAAAGCATTAAGGTCGTAGGAGGGTGGAGGTGAAGGTGCTGCTGATGCTGAGGCTGATAGAGATACGCAGTGTTTTGGTTTGGATCCAAGGGTAAGGGTTCCGTTGAGATATGAGGATTTCTCAGTGAGAGAAGAGGTTGGGGTTTGGGTGTAGAGGAAGGAGGAGGTAATGGTGGAGGAAGCcatgttttgtgtgttgtgaaGTTTACAGTGTTTGAGTTCAGTGGTTAGTGGAAACGGGTGGCTTATTTATTGAGGAAATATGGAGAGTGAAAATTTAGATGAcatattttgagaaaatgcatgaaagaCACGTGCCAAACTCATTGGAATTAACCAATCTACTATCTAACATATAATAAAAGATTGACCAAACTCTCTAAATTGCCCTTCTTTCTTCACCTTTTTATCTTTTGCACCAAGTGTTCCATTTTCATTGGTCCACCCACTTTctacatcatttttttttttgaataggcAATGGAATTAATAGAGAGCATAAGGGATGCTCGCCCGAAAGTACACAACGAAAATACTCCTACCGTTCAAAACAAGAAAGCGGTAGAGTATTCCAAGAGTAAAAGTTACAACAAGATTTACGCCTATAGAAGGAGCAAAGCCACCTCCAAGAATTGTACACCACCCCACCCCAACATTCATTAAAGCTAAAAGACTCCTCTTTGAATATAATAGCATTCCTTGTCATCCAAATACCCCACAATACACTTTCTACATcataatacactacctcatttctctctctttataaagtacaatttcaattgaaaatataatatagttgcatatttatgattattattcatttataaatgaatcattcattttaaatttacatgtttttaaatatattttatacaataataaattaatttacatAATATTATGATgtagtttacgggtcactatcaacataatacatattttatttatatttttaaatattaaaattctttttgTTCTCTTTCCGTCTCATaatcaattttttctttgtatagttatttaataattaagtaattcattttaaatttatttgtataatgtatttttttaattttaataatattaaaaatgtatttatctACTATCTAATATATACTAAGAAATTGACCAAACTCCCTAAGTTTTCCTTGCCTCAAATTTACACTACAAAAATGACATTTTGGTAACTGACAAAATAACTCTTCACCTTTTTATCTCACGGGCcactaacaagacaatatttattttagtttaatcaatcattattttaattcaatagacaaaatctttatttttaaatgttaattttttctccatctcataattttttttcttctttgtgtatgattagttaatataattaaatctatatgattactgttcattttttaaaaaagtaaatcattttaaattttgcatttatatctaaaattttacatttgtatttgatactatctAAGTGGTATGACATTAAAATTCATTCATGTATTAtcacattaacaaatattttgttgttattttttttattttatgattattatttgaagattctaaattactacattttttttagttatttacacaatatcataattaaattacccgTCGTCAAAATCCTCGTTGTTGGAGTTGCAAAGCATTATGAAATTGCCTATGAAAATCTTATTAATAAAACttttttctaatattttatttCCATTTTATATATACAATTTGGTCAAACATTTATACTTCACATTATTTCGTATCATTcaaaaaaatactacaccataaataatgcacccgtgcgacagcacgggtctctgactagtcaaacaataaaaaaaagttgAATTCTTTTTTATTGAAGGAACTagaagattgaatactttaaaatataaacttaattaaaataaagtaatattaataagtaaataaataaaatttatatataattttttaggcgtagtttatattatttatcaataaaaatatgacaaatgtaCTTTAACATTATTTTAACATTATTTAAGtagtaaaaatataaaaaaattgcttATGTGTAAGAAAAAATATACAATTGTCAttttttcattgaaaaataatacaaatcacacctaaaaaattgtatttaagtaTACTccaataaaaaacatttttttatgttatttttattttattttttcaacttTATGAATATATTTATGAAACATTTGTGccattaaaaaaatatacttaTCTTCTATATAAATTCAATAAATTAATCATttgataaatataatatatatatatatatatatatatatatatatatatatatatatatatatatataaaatattgacaggagaaaataaatggatatatattcaattaaatgatttattttgacttaaatttatttatactaatttattATGTCACTTTgaatttatgtatttataatttTAGAGAACcatgaataaattttttattaatattttaattatttattgtttatttatgAGAGGAAAAgtgtttattatttaaaatagagaaaaattATGGTGCACTGAAAACGTAAATACTTTTGCATTATCAATCAATgacaatcaaatattttgttaagtcggactgtaaattttaaattatttgtgtgatttaacaatttaaaatattttaattggatgtctgtgtatttttttttttatattgcaaTAATATTAAACTTTTTAGAATAATTCTcgtaaattgagttttaattaggctttggctaatatgcataaggattttacttatgcaccatgcataagcctacctaagtcattggatcatgtttttaatccagtattgagtattgagtattgagtggtgagtattgagtattgagtaataataattgatgtctagaatttgatccaataatctaagggtccataataatctatgcatggtgcatagatttttatcaaCTGCACccttttaattaattcaaattgTTTGAcctttttatttgaattataacAATTATAGAAAACCATATTGGTTAAGAGATTTTTTTTATTACGTAGAAGCAAACCCATCATTGAATAAACAACTaaagagataataataataatgtatgaCTTTAAATATAGAAAGAAAaactgttttaattttttatgcatattttgaattgaaTTCTTTATAGAGATCATTATAAAGATACTTTTCCAAACTAATAACTAGCATAATTATTGCTCCGAACTAGATCTAAAAATTGGTACtatgtactccctccgttttttattataagtcgttttggaaaaaaaatttgtatttaaatataagtcgctttacaattccaatgaataattaatgctatttttcctattatatccttaaatatttattattctctctcctttcaattatataaatttatctttcatATGTCATTAATAAGGATAATTTTGttaaaaccttcataatttctca contains:
- the LOC131607286 gene encoding thiamine thiazole synthase, chloroplastic-like codes for the protein MASSTITSSFLYTQTPTSSLTEKSSYLNGTLTLGSKPKHCVSLSASASAAPSPPPSYDLNAFKFAPIKESIVSREMTRRYMTDMVTHADTDVVIVGAGSAGLSCAYELSKNPNVKVAIIEQSVSPGGGAWLGGQLFSAMVVRKPAHHFLDELEVEYDEQDDYVVIKHAALFTSTIMSKLLARPNVKLFNAVAAEDLIVKNGRVGGVVTNWALVAQNHDSQSCMDPNVMESKIVVSSCGHDGPFGATGVKRLKSIGLIETVPGMKALDMNTAEDAIVRHTREVVPGMIVTGMEVAEIDGAPRMGPTFGAMMISGQKAAHLALRALGLPNAVDSAGKIHPELVLAAADNAEVADA